A window from Cydia pomonella isolate Wapato2018A chromosome 8, ilCydPomo1, whole genome shotgun sequence encodes these proteins:
- the LOC133520461 gene encoding dynactin subunit 6 encodes MANNVKILPGATVCEDCTLEGDITIGGGTVIHPRVTIIAEGGPIIIAEYCIIEEYTTIIHKKSDNQEDPPKPLFIGAHNAFEVGCKLESYCGHVGESNVFECKSFVGVDVKVGSGCVIGAACQLTAPQTLADNTVIWGSEHHIREALEKQPSQLLQLDFLGKVMPNYHRLRKPNIHKRAPSSRQSQETSPKP; translated from the exons atggctAATAA CGTTAAAATACTCCCTGGAGCCACGGTATGCGAGGACTGCACACTGGAAGGTGACATCACTATCGGCGGAGGTACTGTCATTCATCCAAGAGTCACCATTATCGCTGAAGGCGGCCCCATTATTATAGCCGAATACTGTATTATTGAAGAGTATACCACCATTATACACaa AAAAAGTGACAACCAAGAGGATCCACCAAAGCCTCTGTTTATTGGTGCCCACAATGCCTTTGAGGTTGGCTGCAAACTGGAGTCCTACTGTGGACATGTTGGAGAGAGCAATGTGTTTGAATGCAAGTCCTTTGTGGGAGTGGACGTTAAAGTTGGCAGTGGTTGTGTGATAG GAGCAGCATGTCAACTGACTGCACCACAAACCTTAGCAGATAACACTGTGATCTGGGGTTCAGAGCACCATATCAGAGAAGCACTTGAAAAGCAGCCGTCTCAGCTATTACAACTAGACTTCCTAGGCAAAGTGATGCCTAACTACCATAGGCTTAGGAAACCTAACATTCACAAGCGGGCACCGTCTTCCAGGCAATCACAGGAGACTTCACCAAAACCATAA
- the LOC133520460 gene encoding uncharacterized protein LOC133520460: protein MDRIQDLSAFQGAILSADNFHSFSKLISRGGNEEKVKYVLEKLSKFLNDKNYIDENGVVLERRDEYRKLALYIALNADLPILEEMTEMEGMQMVIWMIPTVPKYLLYEIFFNLHMQQFLYEIIAFSNPHLALQIADAFIVNMKYLNPVDQLDRARIVAAALYRLICRLHFYHDGSDGDLLTDALNNFQLCINKFTNPPNADKVLNMPKDDQYKYLGRSLSIMLNLIEECMLQFTSKQEFEAEGFNEIYLGTHHPESIATKTLNFKICDSPNDAILQCLNKCHALLLDDCTTQVMSVSVDIFCAWSEYEENGKSIQQSIGELCFKLRTILQGIPSISEHTLVGMLKQISREPLNHKDIINETDIEVIVEKINAHDEESPSWLSALLYKDDLCQNLTLLLLLESNITLLKEEQSQNLFEKIIDHLHDDQENSEYLKVLAIKAFHQCNNTVKDEIITNQFSDNLHDKMENGDFATMMTEIFNKLTVSDDADPSDILTLFLQNPKQTFMKIFKLAAENEKQTDIMLRVMDSLEKYNNFYYRQDTEPCIIKVSNHVLESYLDTDVKQSNFVNFISKLKQRNIIPGNKLLMLIIMPNLHKGLINRHVIGMNVQIKLLMAAYTIEELLEFRAPMLAMLAQVLEIVRWKFTSFEAAMPPTLELALRLQQEIFNTYEAQIPEKELKWLKSKLKNLQPLNMYYYRKLWDPPGSSFIEVITGLRIRKEMDVDQITSMLLQVLCSITYQEMSEIYDGLSVFGDDTTLEILQDAVLLVTVAEKSNRTDISWACLLNCYRNFIITIKNKYFKEPLTNDQVMNVVRKLVRIVNIVDEKYVNEFAAILMPLLSYIAEKRSDYSTDIANYIQEKVKKTQFSSILNQVFISSTV from the exons ATGGACCGTATTCAAGACCTGTCAGCCTTCCAAGGCGCGATTTTATCTGCTGATAATTTCCATTCCTTTTCAAAGTTGATTTCAAGAGGAG GAAATGAGGAAAAAGTGAAATATGTTCTGGAGAAACTTTCCAAATTCTTGAATGACAAAAACTATATTGATGAGAATGGAGTGGTCCTAGAAAGACGGGATGAATATAGAAAACTAGCACTATACATTGCTTTAAATGCAGACCTTCCAATTCTGGAAGAGATGACTGAAATGGAAGGCATGCAGATGGTTATTTGGATGATCCCCACTGTGCCCAAGTATCTTTTATATGAGATATTCTTTAATCTCCACATGCAGCAATTTCTATATGAAATAATAGCATTTTCCAACCCTCATCTGGCCTTGCAAATAGCGGATGCATTTATTGTCAACATGAAGTATTTAAACCCTGTGGATCAGCTTGACAGGGCCCGCATAGTTGCAGCAGCTCTTTACAGATTGATATGTAGACTGCATTTTTATCATGATGGTAGTGATGGAGATTTGCTAACAGATGCCTTAAATAACTTCCAACTGTGTATCAATAAGTTCACAAACCCTCCTAATGCAGACAAGGTTCTGAATATGCCCAAAGATGATCAATACAAATACTTAGGAAGAAGCCTTAGTATCATGCTGAACCTGATTGAGGAATGTATGCTACAGTTCACTAGTAAGCAAGAGTTTGAAGCTGAAGGATTTAATGAAATTTATCTGGGTACACACCATCCTGAAAGTATTGcaacaaaaacattgaatttcAAAATCTGTGATAGCCCAAATGATGCAATATTGCAGTGCCTAAATAAATGCCATGCATTATTGCTGGACGACTGCACAACTCAAGTCATGAGTGTCAGTGTTGACATATTCTGTGCTTGGAGTGAATATGAAGAAAATGGGAAAAGCATACAGCAAAGCATTGGAGAGCTCTGCTTTAAACTTCGCACAATACTCCAAGGCATTCCTAGCATTTCTGAACATACTCTTGTTGGTATGTTAAAACAGATATCCAGAGAACCTTTAAATCACAAAGATATCATTAATGAAACTGATATTGAAGTTATTGTAGAGAAAATCAATGCTCATGATGAAGAAAGTCCTTCTTGGCTAAGTGCACTGCTGTATAAAGATGATTTGTGCCAAAATTTAACACTACTGCTTCTTCTTGAATCAAACATAACACTTTTAAAAGAGGAACAAAGTCAAAACTTATTTGAAAAGATCATTGATCATCTGCATGATGACCAAGAAAACAGTGAATATTTAAAAGTTCTAGCCATAAAAGCATTCCATCAATGCAACAATACTGTTAAAGATGAAATCATCACAAACCAATTCAGTGACAACCTGCATGACAAAATGGAAAATGGAGATTTCGCAACCATGATGACAGAGATATTCAATAAGCTCACTGTCTCTGATGATGCAGATCCATCGGATATCTTGACATTATTCCTTCAGAACCCTAAGCaaacatttatgaaaatatttaaattagcgGCAGAGAATGAGAAACAGACTGATATTATGTTAAGGGTTATGGacagtttagaaaaatataacaatttttacTACAGACAAGACACAGAACCATGCATCATTAAAGTCAGTAATCATGTACTGGAGAGTTATTTAGACACTGATGTAAAGCAgagtaattttgtaaattttatcagTAAGCTCAAGCAACGGAATATAATTCCAGggaataaattattaatgttaataataatgccAAATTTGCACAAAGGGTTAATAAACAGGCATGTTATTGGGATGAAtgtgcaaataaaattgttgatgGCAGCTTATACAATTGAGGAGTTACTGGAATTCAGGGCGCCAATGTTGGCTATGTTGGCCCAAGTCCTAGAAATTGTAAGGTGGAAGTTTACTTCCTTTGAAGCAGCTATGCCACCAACATTGGAGTTGGCTTTGAGATTACAGCAAGAGATCTTTAATACTTATGAAGCTCAGATACCTG AAAAAGAACTAAAGTGGCTAAAGAGCAAACTGAAGAATTTGCAGCCTCTCAACATGTACTACTACCGGAAGCTCTGGGACCCTCCTGGCAGCAGTTTCATTGAGGTCATCACTGGACTTCGCATAAGAAAGGAGATGGATGTTGATCAAATCACCTCTATGCTGTTACAA GTATTATGCTCCATTACCTATCAAGAGATGTCAGAAATATATGATGGCTTGTCAGTATTCGGAGATGACACAACCCTGGAAATACTACAAGATGCTGTATTACTGGTCACAGTAGCGGAGAAGTCAAATAGGACAGACATTTCGTGGGCATGTCTACTCAACTGCTATAGGAACTTCATTATTACTATAAAG aacaAATATTTCAAGGAACCTCTCACCAACGATCAAGTAATGAATGTCGTGCGAAAACTAGTAAGGATTGTCAATATAGTTGACGAAAAATACGTGAACGAATTCGCAGCAATTTTAATGCCATTGCTATCTTACATTGCTGAAAAAAGAAGTGATTACTCCACAGACATTGCCAATTATATACAAGAGAAAGTGAAAAAGACACAATTTTCTTCAATACTCAATCAAGTTTTCATCAGCTCTACTGTATAA